TCGCCTTTTTCATTTTTTACAATGAGCGGGCCCTCATCCCATTTGATCCCCATGAACTTCAGCCCCTTTATTATAGACCTGACAGACGGCACGGTGGAGCGAGCCTCATCGGTGTCTTCGATCCTGAGGATGAATTTTCCGCCGCGGCCGCGGGCATAGAGCCAGTTATACAGCGCGGTGCGCGCGCTGCCTATGTGAAAATACCCCGTAGGCGACGGCGCGAAACGCACTCTTATATCATTCATCGTATAACTTTCGTCAGCGGGTACTCTATAATATCGGCGGCTCCGGATTTTTTCAGAAGTGGAATTATGTTTCTGGCCGTCACTTCCATCAGAACAACCTCCATGGCCATACCGCCGCCGAAGGCCAGTGACGATATTGTGGGGTTGCTGTACTTCTTAAGGATCTGCTCAACTTTCTTAACGCATCCGGCGGAAACGTTCATCTTCAATCCCACCAGGCCTTCCGCCTTGAGCGCGCCTTTGAGGAGCAGCGCTATGTCTTCCATCTTGGATTTTTTCCAGGAGTCGCTGTACGCGGACGGGGATGATATAAATCGCGTGGTGGAAACCATGACCTCATCTATGACCCTCAGGTTGTTTCTTCTGATGGATTCTCCCGTTTCGGTGAGCTCGCATATAGCGTCGGCAAGCGTGCCGGCCTTGGTCTCGGTAGCGCCCCAGGAAAAATCTATTTTCGCTCTCACCCCTTTCTTCGCGAGCCATTTTTTGAGCACACTCATGAGCTCCGTGGAAATCCGTTTTCCCGAAAGCTGGGACACTTTCTTGATTTTAGAGTCATTTCTGACGGCTATCACCCATTTGGCGGGGCCGAACGAACTTTTGGAATAATTGAGTTCGCATATCTCTTTGACCTTGAGGCCGGATTCCAGTATCCAGTCAAAGCCCGCCAGGCCGCAATCGACTATGCCGTCGGTGATATACTTCGCCATTTCCTGCGGGCGTATCAGCAGCACTTCTATCTCATCATCATCGCAGGCGGGGCTGTACGACCTTGTTTTGGCGGAAATATTGAAACCGGCTTTGCCAAAGAGCGCTATCGTTGAATTTTCCAGGGATCCTTTCGGTATCCCAAGTTTTAATTTTTTCATATTCACCTCCGTTTTATAAAGTGCATTATTGCAGTTTTCGCTCGTAAATAAAAGCGTCTTCTTTCGGATAGCCGAAATAATCCTTGCGCTCGGCTATTCTGGTAAAACCCGCTTTCTCAAGCAATTTATGCGCGGCTTGCCCGGAAACGCGGACTTCAAGATAGGCCGATTTGCAGCCCAGGCTTGATGCTTTTTTCAAAATCTCATACAAAAGGCAGCTGCCGACGCCCTTGTTGCACTCAGCCGGAGCCACAGCAAAATTGATTATGTGCGCTTTTTCCGAAACGACCCAGAACACCGCATATGCCATAAGAGACATCTTGTCACGCCGCTGCCAGCGTCCGGAAAGCGTGTAAAGTTTTGACACGGGAATAGCCAGTTCCTCCTTGAACATCTGGCGCCGCCAGGGCCTTTCGGAAGAAGCCTCTTCTATATTCATGACTTCAGGAAGATCTTTAATACCGAAAGGCCTTACCATATATTCCAGATTCTCAACACTCATTTTTTTCAGCGGATCTACCGGAAGTCTCTTGTCCATCTTTTTAAATTCGTCAGCTTCAGGCGTTTTATCCTCAGAACTTTCCTGCACGGTGTGATCAGATATTTCTTCCGTTATATCCTCGTCTGCTTTTACAGGAGTTGGTTCACGGGGGGGCGCTTCCTCTGCGGTTTCTTCCGACGAGGAAGACGGCACGCCCGCGGCTTCAGGCTCAGGCGCGATCACCACGGCGACAGGCGGCTCTTCAATCTCTTCAGGCGCGGCGTCTAAGTCCGCCGTCTCAAGCGCGGCCTCTTCCGCCAAGGCCCGCTTACGGTTGATCTCTTTGATGCTTTCTTCCAACGTCTTTATTTCTTCCTCTTTCCGGCGGCGTTTATCGGAAAGCGCGCCCAGCATCTCTTCTTCTTTCTTTATTCTCTCAAACACTTCTTCAAAACGGGAAGTGGCGAGCTCGTCGATCTGGCGGCTGTAATTGCCCTTTTCCTCTTTCAGATTCTCCACTTCCTGCCTGAGCTCATCACGCTGCTGGATATAGATCTCCACCTCCCTCGGTATCTCAGGCGGAAGTTTTTTAATCTTCTCATATTTCGCCTCCCTCAAGGCCAGCTCCCGCGAGCAATCCCGCAAACGGCTTTTTAAATCTTCAAGTTTCTTTTCATATTCCTCTATTTTTTTCTCTTTCGCCGCAATTGATTCGGTATATGCCGTTCTTTTGGCGTTGAGTATTGACAGTTCATCCATGGAAGATGCCAATTCCCCGCGGATAGCGGCGGCCGTCTCTGAGAGCTGAGCGATATCTTCTATCTCCTGCTCCTTCTCCCTTTTTACCTTTTCAAGGTTTTTGATATCTTCTCTGACCCCTTCTTTTTTTGCCACAAGCTGGGATATTTTGACCATTTCATCCTCCAATTTTTCCTGCCATTTGGCTTCCGCCTGTTTGCGGCTTATGTATATCGGCACTATTTCCGAAGCCCTCGATGCCGCCTCACCATTTGCCGCCAACACAAGATTATCAACAGCGGCGGAAAGCAGAATCATATTCTCCAGTATATCCGTAGCTTTGAGCTTTAAAAATTTCAGGTTTTTCTTCTTCAGGATATCTTCATCACGCTGCGATATTCTGCCGCACAAACACAGTTTTCCGGGGAGCGACAGCGCATAATCAAGCCATTCGTCTATTTCCACGGCGTAAATATCCGCATTGGCGGTGGCGCCGATGACGCCGCCGGGATAAACAGCTCCGTAGACGAAGCCGTTCCCCGTATCCAGCATAGCGGCCGCCGTTGCACCCGTGGCCGCCGTACCCGCGGCGGCCACATCAAGCGACCTCATGGCTATGAGCGGGATCCTGAGCTGCTGTGCGAGCACACGAGCGAAAGTGACGCCGACCCTGACGCCGGTAAAGGAACCCGGGCCTATTTCAACAAATATTTTTCTAAACGTTGAAAGGGGGAACTCGTCTTTCACTTTCGCGAAACATTCAAAGAATCCGTCCAGATCTCGCTTGCCGAAATCCGTGTGATAAAAACTTCGGCGGCTCCCCATCACAGCGGCGATGGCATACTCGCCCATGGAAGTGCTGACATATAATTCGCTCATTCCGATATTTCCGCTGCGGCGCTCTCAAATATCCGGATCTCTCTGTTATCTCCGGATAAAGAATTTATTCTGACGAGATAAAAATCCTTAAAAAATTCGAGGCCTGTTTCCGGCCATTCCACTATGAAAACCGCTTGTTCCGCGAAAAGTTCCTCGATGCCTATGTCAAAAATTTCTCCGCTCTCTTTGATCCTGTAAAAATCCATGTGATACACCGGGGGGGTACCGTCGTATCTGTTGATGAGCTTGTAACTCGGACTGCTGACATCGGATTCAGAGCCGAAGCAGGAAACAATGCCCCGGGCGAACTCGGTCTTGCCCGACCCCAGATCTCCCGCCAGCAGAACAACATCGCCGCTTTTAAGCGTAGCGGCAAAACCCGAAGCTATCGCCCTGGTTTCCTCGGGAGAGCCGCTCTCGAACACAGCGCTCTCTTTAAGAGAAATGCCTGAATCCTTTATAATCCGTTCTGTTCCCATCAAGAAAAACCCCTTCCCCCTCGCTGACAGTTCCTACTCTGAAAACGGGGACTTTTATTTTAGCAAACTTTTCTCTCGCAGACGCGCCCACAAGATAATAATCCTCACCGCCCACAAGAGCCATCCTCAGCGCTTTTTTTCTCCCGAGACAGAAATCGACAAGTTCTTTTTTGAGCGGCACCAGGGCGCTCTCAATATTCACCGCCACACCGCTCTGGCGCGCTATGCTCCGGCAGGAATCTATAAGCCCGTCGCTGGAATCCATTAAGGCCGAGACAAAAGGGAATAATTTTTCGCCGGCGCCTGAAAAAATATCAGGATATAAAAAATTTTTGACGAGAAAATTTTTCCCGCTCTCTCCGGCTTTCAACAGCTCCAGCCCCGCCGAGGAAAGTCCGGGATAGGAAGTTATGAACAGGATATCGCCTTTTTTCGCGCCTGAGCGCCTGATATTATATCCGGCCGGGCCTATCGCGCAAACAGAGATATAAAGGCCGCGGCTGGCGACTATATCCCCCCCCTCCACTTTGAGGCGCCATTTCTTACAGGCCTTTTTGATACCGCCGTATAGAGCAAAAAATTTCTCGTCGCTCACTTTTCGGGGAAGGCCCATTGATATCAGCACACTTTCCGCCGCGCTTCCCATGGCGGCGATGTCAGAAACGGCGCCTGTCACCGCCCTGTATCCTATAGAATCATCCGGAACCAGACTGTTGAAATGCACGCCTTCCGAGTACGAATCCACCGAGACCGCCATGCGGCCGCCTCCCGCGGCTTCTGAGTCCGCCGTCTTAGGCGCGATCACAGCGGCATCATCACCTATATCGCCGGCCAGGCCCGCGCGGCGCAAATAAAGGAAAAGCTCGCCGAGCAGGCGATCTTCCCTGTTAAACGCGCGAGCTGTCTTATTTTTTTGTTTTATAATTATCTGAATACGGGCCCGATTATCAAAAAAGGGCACACAGCCCCGTTAAACGATTGACAACCGGACAACCGGAAATTTAAATTTTTAGCTGAAAATTATTTAAGCGGCGGGCTCGTCTTTTTTTGCCTCGGCCTGCTCTTTCTTTTCCGCGGCACTCTCTTTTATGGCGCTGATGCCTGCCGCGACGGCAATAAGGCCTCCGAAAATAAGGCCGAGAGCGACACTGCCCTTGATAACAACCAGCACATCGTCGCCGGCATAACCGAAATTGTTGGGGAGTATCCACAACACCGAAATAGCAACCGAAATCAAACCCCCAAGAATACTAAGCATTTAGCCTCCTAATTATTCATAAACCATCGAATCTGCGTATATTGTATTTTAACGCCGTTTTCTTGTCAAGATTTCTGTTTTTTGCTAACCTTTCCCTTGATGAAAACCAACGCGAAAAAAATCCTGTTTATCGGCTGCGGTGCCATGGGCGAAGCCATACTCTCCTCATGTCTTAAAAACGGCCTTTACTCTCCGGAAGAGGTCTTTGTCGCCGAGAGCGACTCAAAAAAAAGAAGTGAAATCTCGCTGTCTTACGGCGTACAGACAATGAGCCCTGAAGAAGCCGGCCGTCGAGAAAACAATATCAGCGCCGTTATCGCCGCGGTCAAACCGCAGCAGGCGGAAACCATAATCCCAATACTGAAAAATACCCGGTTTCAGATGCTCATAACAATAATGGCCGGCGTGAGCTGCTCTTATTTCACCGACAGTGTCGGTGAGATCCCGGTTCTCCGGGTGATGCCCAACATGTGCGTCAAGGTCTCAAAATCGGTCAGCGCTCTTTTCGCGAATGAGAATCTTTTGGCCAGCCCTTTCAAAAATGAACTCATGGAAGAAGCGGAAAAAATCTTTTCAGCCCTCGGCGCTGTAATTCGTGTAAAAACCGAAGATGATATAGCCCGGGCGACGGCAATATCCGGCTCCGGTCCGGCTTATGCGGCATATTTTATAGAAGCCCTTGAAGAAGCCGCGGCTGCTCTGGGCTTCAGCCCGGATGAAGCTGGGTTTTTATCCCTCAAAACCTTTGAGGGAACGCTCGCCTATCTCAACGAAACAGGGGAAAGCGCCGCCTCACTGCGTAAAAAGGTGACGAGCCCCGGCGGCACCACTGAAGCGGCGATACGGATTTATGAAGAAAACAAGTTGAAAGAAACGGTTTCCGCCGCCTGCCGCGCGGCCTATGAGCGCGCCGTGGAACTCGGGAAAAAGAAATGAAAAAACCTGGAGGTTTATTATGCAGTCTTTGTTAAATGTAATCGGCCATCTGCTCAACAGTGTCATCGCCCTGATAGTGCTTATCCTGATCCTCGATATGGTGCTGAAAAATTATCTTTCAAAATCCGGCAAAAGCATAGCTGAGATACCCGCCGGTGATATTGTGCGCGACACATCTCTGACCATAGTCGCCGCCGCCAAATCAGCCGTAAATATTGAAGACAAAGAGCTCCTTCAGAAAGTTGTCATCGGTATAGGCGCGGCAATTTTTCTGCTGATACGCATATTCCTGATTCAATGACGAAAATCGTCACACCGGATCCTCTCAGATTCGCGAAAGGAGAACTGATCCTTCTGGATCAGAGAAAAATTCCGGAAAAAAAAACTTACATACGAATCAAAAGCGCCGCGGCCGCAGCTAAAGCCATAAAAGAAATGGTCGTGCGCGGCGCTCCCGCCATAGGCATCGCCGCGGCCTATGGGATGGTGCTGGGAAGAAAGAAGCCCCTACAATCGGCGAAAATGCTGATAGAGGCCAGGCCCACCGCCGTGAACCTCAAATGGGCCGTGGATGAAATGCTGAAAGTCAAAGACAGAAGTTTCAAGTCCATGCTGGCAAAAGCTCTGGAGTTAGACAAAGAGAATAAAAAACTTTGCGAACTCATAGCCGAACACGGCGCGAAACTCATCAAACAATCTTCGTGTGTGATGACGCACTGCAACGCCGGACCTCTTGCCACCGACGGTATCGGCACGGCGCTGGGCGTGATATTCGCGGCGAGAAAAAGAATTGACAGAGTGTATGTCAAAGAAACCCGGCCGCGGCTTCAGGGCGCGCGGCTGACGGCATGGGAACTGAAGCAATGGAAGATCCCGTGCGTCCTCATAAGCGACAGCATGGCCGCACACATAATGAAGACTTCCAAAGTTGACGCCGTCATCGTGGGCGCCGACCGCATAGCTGCAAACGGTGACAGCGCGAACAAAATAGGCACTTATGATCTGGCCATATCCGCAAAATACCACAACATCCCTTTCTACATCGCGGCGCCCTATTCCACGATAGATTTCAGCGCCAGAAACGAGAAAGATATAGAAATAGAAGAACGCGATGAGAAGGAAATGCTTTTTGTGGGCGGTAAAGCCATAAGCGCACCGGGCGTAAAAGCACTGAACCCCTCTTTTGATGTGACGCCGGCGGCGCTGATAACGGCCATCATCACCGAAAGAGGCGTGATAAAAAAACCCTCCCGGAAAACAATGAGGAGATTTTATTCCTGAATGAGTAAATATAAAGTGCTGCTCCCGAAAACAGCTTTTTCGATGAAGGCCAACCTGCGCGAAAAAGAGCCTCTCATCCAGCAAAAATGGAAGAAGGCCGATATCTACGAACAGATACTGCTGAACAACGCCGGCAAAAAAGTTTTTGTGCTCCACGACGGGCCTCCCTACGCCAACGGCCGCATACACATAGGGCACGCCCTCAACAAGATACTGAAGGACATAATCGTGAAATACAAGAACATCAGCGGTTTCGCCGCGCCCTTTGTGCCGGGATGGGACTGTCACGGGCTCCCGATAGAATACCAGCTTTTCAAGGAGCTCAATATAGGCAAATCCGATATTTCCCAGATAGAATTCAGAAAAAAAGCCGCGGACTTCGCGAAAAATTTCGTAAAAATCCAGATGAAAGAATTCATGAGGCTGGGTATTTTCGCCGATTGGGGCAAACCATATCTGACGATAAACAAAACTTATGAGGCCGGCATCCTTGAGACTTTCGCGGAACTGGTTGAAAAAGGCTATGTTTACCGCGGCGCCAAGCCGGTCTATTGGTGCTGCGATTGCGAGACGGCGCTTGCCGAAGCGGAAGTGGAATACCACGACATCCCCAGCCCTTCTATAACCGTTCTTTTTAAGAGCGAGGAACTTGAAAACACCTGCGCGGCGGTCTGGACAACGACGCCCTGGACACTCCCGGCTAACGTGGCGCTGGCCTTCAACAAGGATTTTCTCTATTCCGTGATAGAGCTGGAAAGAGACGGAAAAAAAATCCGCGTCCTGGCTCTGGATGAGAAAAAGGAAGAGATCCGCGCAAAATTTAACTCAAAGGACATGCGGATAATATCCCAGGCCAAAGGCATCAAATACGCCGGTATGAAATTCCGCCATCCCTTCCTTGAGAGGTCATCCGTGGGCATAGTAGCCGATTTTGTAGAAAGCGGAGAAGGCACCGGAATAGTGCACATAGCCCCCGGACACGGCGAGGACGATTACAGGGCGGGACTGAAATACAACCTGCCCGTCATCTCGCCAGTGGATGAGAGGGGGAGATTCACGGAAGAAGCCGGTGAATTCAGCGGTCAATTTGTGCTGGACGCCAACGAAAAAATACTTGATGTGATGCGCGCGAAAGGCTCTCTTCTGGAAAGTGAGCAGATATCGCACTCCTATCCGCACTGCTGGAGATGCAAAAAGCCGGTGATTTTCAGGGCCACGCCGCAATGGTTCATTTCAATCGACAAAAATAATCTGCGGGGAAAACTCCTTGAGGAAATCAAAGGTGTAGGCTGGACGCCTCCCGAAGGAGAGAAGAGAATATCCGCCATGGTGGAAGGCCGTCCAGACTGGTGCATATCGCGCCAGCGATACTGGGGCGTTCCCATCCCCGTCTTCTACTGCGAAAAATGCGGCGAACATCTGCTGGACTCTAAGGTCATAAAAAAACTGGCGGCGCTTGTCCGTGCTGAAGGAAGCGACATTCTCCTTAAGGAGAATCTGCCCCTTGAGATGATATGCGAAAAATGCGGCGGTAAAAAATTCTCGCTGGAAAACGACATACTGGATGTGTGGTTTGATTCGGGAGCCAGCAATCACATCCTTGAGGAAAGAGCCGGCCATCACTGGCCCGCCGATCTTTATCTCGAGGGCAGCGACCAGCACAGGGGCTGGTTCCAGTCATCCCTCATACTCTCCTGCGCCGCAAAAGGCGCCGCGCCTTATAAAAATGTCGTAACGCACGGTTTTGTGACAGACGGCGAAGGGCGCAAAATGTCCAAATCGCAGGGAAATGTCATAACGCCTCAGGAGATAATAGACAAGAGCGGCGCCGACATACTGAGGATCTGGACAGCTTCCCAGAATTACGCGGGCGACCTGCGCCTTTCGGATGAGATACTGAAATCCTGCACGGATTATTACAGGAAAATACGCAACACTTTCAGATTCATGCTCGGAAACCTGCACGGCTGGACAAGCGATATGCAGACACCGAAAGACAGGATGACATCGATTGACCTCTACATACTCAGCAGAATGGAAACGGTTAAAAAAGAAGTGAGGGGGGATTACGAGAGCTATAACATCGCGGGAGCCTTTCACCGCCTCTTTGATTTTATAAACCTTGACCTCTCATCTTTCTATCTTGACATAATCAAGGACAGGCTCTACACGCTCGGCGAGGATTGGCCCGAAAGGCGCAGTTCCCAGAGCGCTCTCTGGGAACTGCTCAAAAACCTGACGCTCCTTTTCGCGCCCGTCCTGGCCCACACCTCGGAAGAGGTGCTTCAGACGGCGAAAGAGGAGATCGACGGCTCTTTGCCGGACAGCGTTTTCCTCACGGAGATACCGGAAGAAAAATTCGTCATCACTGCAAAAAAGGCAGAGGAATGGGCTCAGCTTTTCAAAATAAGAGAAAGTGTTTTAAAGGCCATAGAAAAGGCCCGCGGTGACGGCAGGATAGGGAATGCCCTCGAGGCCGGAGTCTCTATAAGCGGCGACGGCGGGAACGCCATCGCCGCTTTCAGCGAGACTGAGCTCAAAGAAATATTCCTGATATCGCAGATCGGCGATGAGGACGGAAAAGAAATACTAGCCGAGCGCTCGGAAAACGGAGTGACGGTGAAGATATACCGCGCCGACGGCGTAAAATGCGGCCGCTGCTGGAGAATAACACGGGACAACTCTGACGGTTTATGCGGACGCTGCGGAAAAATTGAAAAATAAAAAACTTTTAATCCTTATAGCCCTCTCCGGCTTTGCTCTTGACCGCCTGTCAAAATTCCTGATAAGGGAAAACTTCTGGATAGGCGAATCCCGCGCGGTGACAGGAAACTTTTTCCGCCTGACCCATATCACAAACACCGGCATAGCTTTCGGCATGGCGCGGGGCAACAATATTTTTTTCCTTATTCTGAGTCTTGCGATAATCTCGCTAATGATATATTTTTTTGTGAAAAAGGCGGCAGCCCGTGAACTGCTGCCGCTGGCGCTCATCGCCGCCGGAGCCGCGGGCAACATCTACGACCGCATATTCTACGGGAGCGTCTGTGATTTTCTGGAATTCAATCTCGGTTTTCCGCCCTTCAATCCCTGGCCCATCTTCAACATCGCCGACGCTATGGTTGTAACAGGCGGAGCAATCCTCTTCTACATAGAATTCATCCGCAAAAACCCCGCCCAATAAATTTATTTTTTGTTTTTGACGTGGGCGATGAGCGGTTTCTGCCCTTGTTTCTTGAATCCGGCGATGATCTCTTCCGCGTTTTCAAAGGGCACGGACATGAAAGAAAATTTTTCCAGTATCTGAATATCCCTGATATGCTGTGATTTGATGGACACTTTGCGCATGATGAGCTCAACAAGTTTCCGGGCATCTATATTGTCTTTCTTGCCGAGCGCGACGAAAAGCCGCACCTTCCCGTGCTGATCCAGCTGCTTTCCCTTTGAGGGCGAGTCTTTGATTTTGCCATAGCTGTCGGGACTGAGCTCTTCCTCAAAACAATAGCTGAGGACAGCGGCCAATATTTTTACCGGCTCGTTCTCGCCTATAAGTTTCGCCGCCCAGTCATAATAGGACGCGCCTATTTCTTCCCCTAAGACGAGCGCCAGGTCATCGTGTATCTTTTTCTTTTTGGCGTTGATTATGTCATCCACATTGGGAATCCGCGCTTTTTTAATATCCGTCTTGGCGAAACGCTGTATGAACATGAGCCTGTTATACTCGCTGGGAGTGATGAAGGTTATGGCCGTGCCCTGCTTGCCGGCCCTGCCCGTGCGGCCTATCCTGTGAACATAGGATTCCGGATCCTGCGGCAGCGAATAATTGATAACGTGGGTGAGATCGCTGACGTCTATACCGCGGGCCGCCACATCCGTCGCTACAAGTATGTTCACCTTTTTGTTCTTGAACTGACCGAGCGTCCTTTCTCTCTGCGCCTGCGATATATCCCCGTGGATAGCCACCGCGTCATAACCCCTGTCCTTCAAGTGGGCCGCGACGCCGTCAACATCGCTCTTGGTCCTGCAGAAAACCAGCGCGTAAAAATCATCCTCAATGTCTATTATCCGGCACAGCGCCTCGAATTTATCATGCGCTTTCACCTCAAAATATATCTGTTCCGTCAGATTGGTTATAAGGTTCTCTTTCTTGACCGTGAGAAGTTCGTGGCCGTCCATGTATTTGTTGGCGAGCGCTCTTATCTTTGCCGGTATTGTAGCGGAAAACAGAAGCGTTCTCTTGGCGGGATTCGTGTGCTTCATTATCTCTTCCATGTCCTCAATGAAGCCCATGTTGAGCATCTCGTCGGCTTCATCAAGTATCAGGTGCTCGATTTTGGCCACATTCAGCGTCTTTCTGTTGAGGTGATCTATCACCCTTCCCGGGGTGCCGACCACAATATGCACTCCTTTTTTGAGGCTCCGCAGCTGCTGGTCTATTGACTGGCCGCCGTATATGGGCACCACCCTGATGTCCTTGCTTCCTTTGAGCGAATTTATCTCTTCCGCCACCTGAATGGCGAGCTCCCGGGTCGGGGTCAGAATGAGAGCCTGCACTTTTCTGAGATCCTCTTTGACCATTTCTATGAGCGGCAAACCGAAAGCCGCAGTTTTCCCCGTGCCGGTCTGGGCCTGAGCTATGATGTTCACATCGTCCCTCATCATCAGGGGGATGGTCAATATC
This genomic window from Candidatus Omnitrophota bacterium contains:
- a CDS encoding DEAD/DEAH box helicase, yielding MTENTEEKKTFKDFGLSENALKAINKKGFEEPTPIQILTIPLMMRDDVNIIAQAQTGTGKTAAFGLPLIEMVKEDLRKVQALILTPTRELAIQVAEEINSLKGSKDIRVVPIYGGQSIDQQLRSLKKGVHIVVGTPGRVIDHLNRKTLNVAKIEHLILDEADEMLNMGFIEDMEEIMKHTNPAKRTLLFSATIPAKIRALANKYMDGHELLTVKKENLITNLTEQIYFEVKAHDKFEALCRIIDIEDDFYALVFCRTKSDVDGVAAHLKDRGYDAVAIHGDISQAQRERTLGQFKNKKVNILVATDVAARGIDVSDLTHVINYSLPQDPESYVHRIGRTGRAGKQGTAITFITPSEYNRLMFIQRFAKTDIKKARIPNVDDIINAKKKKIHDDLALVLGEEIGASYYDWAAKLIGENEPVKILAAVLSYCFEEELSPDSYGKIKDSPSKGKQLDQHGKVRLFVALGKKDNIDARKLVELIMRKVSIKSQHIRDIQILEKFSFMSVPFENAEEIIAGFKKQGQKPLIAHVKNKK